In Pirellula sp. SH-Sr6A, the DNA window ATTGTTTTGAGCCCGCGTGGGTCGGTCGACCTAAACGCGTAAGCATTCAGCATAGTGAAACTGCCAAAGCCCCAATTCCTGGAGAACTGAATACATCGGCGGATTGTTGGATCGTCGATGAGCTCGTCTGCGGTACTCGGGTTCAAGCAACAAAACGCGATAGCCGGTTTCGATGGATCCCATATCCTCCAAAGCGAGTATCTCCAGACTCGGCAGGGGGAAAAGTGAGCCCCCTTCTCCATGTGAACCTCGAACAATGTGAGTTGCTTCACGCCGTAACCGCCATTTCGTGAAAAGAGAGTTGCAAATCGGACTGCGTTTTCAACATTGCAGGCCCTCATACATGATTTCAATGGAATCAAAATCCCGCCTTCTCGAGGTGGGATACACCGCCAGATGGCAGTCGTTTTTTTCGAACCGACAAGCGATGATGCGATGCCAACCACTTCGATGCTCGACGGCAAAAAGATGCCCTACGCGCCGCATTTTCCTCTCGATATAGTTTCCCAGATAACGAACGGCAACTCCCTGCCGGCTAGCCAGCATTTGCTGGATCTTCAGTAAGTCGCTTAACGGGTGTCGGTAATCCGGACGGACAGCAGCAATGCAGTAGAGAGTCTCCACCGCGATCTTCCTCCAAGCGGTCAGAATCTCCCAGTCATCGACCAATGCACCCTTCGGGAGAGCGACCGCGGCAGACGTAAACTCTGTCTCGGCAGAGATCACAACCAGATCTGGTCGCCCGCTAGCTGCTATGCACGACCACCAAACGCGTGGAACCCCCATGATTGCCCAGCTTGTGCCGGAAACACCTCTGCTTATTCGAGAATCG includes these proteins:
- a CDS encoding DUF1643 domain-containing protein — protein: MRACNVENAVRFATLFSRNGGYGVKQLTLFEVHMEKGAHFSPCRVWRYSLWRIWDPSKPAIAFCCLNPSTADELIDDPTIRRCIQFSRNWGFGSFTMLNAYAFRSTDPRGLKTIDNPVGEENDAVLGSVAARVQEIIVGWGVHCDPERAKAVLKILGKVHCLGVNENGSPKHPLYIRGDVERQVYGYPTV